From a region of the Alkalinema sp. FACHB-956 genome:
- the pipX gene encoding transcriptional coactivator PipX encodes MGIESYLNHPTFGLLFRVCLIEEHQELFTTLYAQRLFFIVSNGSGGLQFDSISRADAKILVENRMRWLRRQGTPQEYTQLVAVHRQTFQ; translated from the coding sequence ATGGGCATTGAATCCTATCTCAACCATCCCACCTTTGGTTTGCTGTTTCGAGTCTGTTTGATTGAAGAGCACCAGGAACTGTTTACGACCTTGTATGCTCAAAGACTCTTTTTCATCGTCAGTAACGGGTCCGGCGGGTTGCAATTTGACTCTATCAGTCGAGCAGATGCCAAAATTCTGGTCGAGAACCGTATGCGATGGCTACGTCGTCAAGGAACTCCGCAAGAATATACTCAGCTAGTTGCTGTTCATCGGCAAACCTTTCAGTGA